The following are encoded in a window of Salinibacter ruber DSM 13855 genomic DNA:
- a CDS encoding IMPACT family protein, with the protein MTDTYHTLDGSGRAEHTVDGSRFLAEAAAVASRAAAEETIAAVRAREHKATHHCSAYRLGVTGDTFRYDDDGEPSGTAGRPILRQIDACDLTNTLVVVTRYFGGTELGTGGLARAYGDAAAAALERADKVERVVRTPLRIRYDYDDTAPAERVLRQFDADVRASEYTDVTTLTVGVRQSEVDAFVDAFTNALSDRGDVLRVGR; encoded by the coding sequence ATGACGGACACGTATCACACCCTTGACGGCTCGGGGCGGGCCGAGCACACCGTCGACGGGTCCCGGTTCCTGGCGGAGGCGGCCGCGGTGGCGAGCCGGGCGGCGGCCGAAGAGACAATTGCTGCCGTCCGCGCCCGGGAGCACAAGGCCACCCACCATTGTTCGGCGTACCGACTGGGCGTGACCGGCGACACGTTTCGGTACGACGACGATGGGGAGCCGAGCGGCACTGCGGGCCGGCCCATCCTCCGTCAGATTGACGCGTGCGATCTCACAAACACGCTCGTCGTGGTGACGCGCTACTTTGGCGGGACGGAGTTGGGGACGGGAGGCCTGGCACGGGCCTACGGCGACGCCGCGGCCGCGGCGCTGGAGCGAGCGGACAAGGTCGAGCGCGTCGTGCGGACGCCGCTCCGGATTCGGTACGACTACGACGACACTGCCCCTGCGGAGCGGGTGCTCCGGCAGTTCGACGCGGACGTGCGGGCCAGCGAGTACACCGACGTGACGACCCTGACCGTTGGCGTGCGACAATCAGAGGTGGATGCGTTCGTTGACGCCTTTACGAATGCCCTCTCCGATCGCGGCGACGTGTTGCGAGTTGGGCGTTGA
- the obgE gene encoding GTPase ObgE — protein sequence MKFLDQVDLRVSSGDGGKGVVAWRREKYVPKGGPSGGDGGDGGSVYVEADENLYTLMDLSHNTQVFAEDGEPGGRREQTGASGEDKVIRVPPGTVVKTQTGEVLGEVVEPGQRICVAEGGQGGRGNAFFKSSTNQAPRESQPGEPGEERDLTFELKLMADVGLVGFPNAGKSTLVSSVSAAEPEVADYPFTTLTPQLGMVYVSEYETFVMADIPGIIEDAHEGKGLGLQFLRHIERTSVLLFVIPITSQDLGEEYEALLHELESHEASLLDKPRVVALSKIDILAPDERALLPDVVADEFPDDVPLLPISAVADVGLDQLKYTLFDTVHSTQSADAIDA from the coding sequence ATGAAGTTTCTTGATCAGGTCGATCTCAGGGTAAGCAGTGGCGACGGCGGCAAAGGCGTCGTGGCGTGGCGCCGGGAAAAGTATGTCCCCAAAGGCGGCCCGTCGGGGGGCGACGGGGGAGACGGGGGCTCGGTGTACGTGGAGGCCGACGAGAACCTCTACACGCTGATGGACCTGAGTCACAACACCCAGGTCTTTGCGGAGGACGGCGAGCCGGGGGGGCGCCGCGAGCAGACGGGGGCTTCGGGCGAGGACAAGGTCATTCGGGTGCCGCCCGGAACCGTGGTGAAAACACAGACGGGGGAGGTCCTCGGGGAGGTTGTGGAGCCGGGCCAGCGCATCTGCGTCGCCGAAGGGGGACAGGGGGGACGGGGCAACGCCTTCTTCAAGTCGAGCACGAACCAGGCCCCCCGCGAGTCGCAGCCGGGGGAGCCCGGCGAGGAGCGCGATCTGACGTTCGAGCTCAAGCTGATGGCGGACGTGGGGCTCGTCGGCTTTCCGAATGCGGGGAAGAGCACGCTCGTGTCGTCCGTGTCGGCCGCGGAGCCGGAGGTGGCGGACTACCCGTTCACGACGCTCACCCCCCAGCTGGGAATGGTCTACGTGAGCGAGTACGAAACCTTCGTGATGGCCGACATTCCCGGCATCATCGAGGACGCGCACGAGGGAAAGGGCCTCGGGCTCCAATTCCTTCGCCACATCGAGCGCACGTCGGTCCTATTGTTCGTCATTCCCATTACGTCGCAGGACCTGGGCGAAGAGTACGAGGCGCTCCTGCACGAGCTGGAGTCCCACGAGGCCAGTCTTCTCGACAAGCCCCGTGTCGTGGCGCTGTCGAAGATTGATATCCTGGCGCCCGACGAGCGAGCGCTGCTGCCCGACGTGGTCGCCGATGAGTTTCCGGACGATGTGCCCCTCCTTCCGATTAGCGCCGTGGCCGACGTGGGCCTCGACCAACTGAAGTACACCCTCTTCGACACCGTCCACTCCACGCAATCGGCGGACGCAATCGACGCATGA
- the rnhA gene encoding ribonuclease HI, whose protein sequence is MNEVTIYTDGACSGNPGPGGWAAILLPDDDSDATDPLTGGEPHTTNNRMELTAALEALRALDDRSRVALHTDSEYLSKAFNEGWLDSWQDNNWQTSSNDDVKNQDLWKALLEEADRHEVDWVWVKGHADDELNIMADELAVAAMEQYK, encoded by the coding sequence ATGAACGAGGTCACCATCTACACCGACGGCGCCTGCAGCGGGAATCCGGGGCCCGGCGGCTGGGCCGCCATCCTCCTCCCCGACGACGACTCGGACGCCACCGATCCGCTCACCGGCGGGGAGCCCCATACCACCAACAACCGGATGGAGCTGACGGCCGCCCTGGAGGCGCTCCGGGCCCTCGACGACCGGAGTCGGGTCGCGCTCCACACCGACAGCGAGTACCTCTCGAAGGCGTTCAACGAGGGATGGCTCGACAGTTGGCAGGACAACAACTGGCAGACCTCCTCGAACGACGACGTCAAGAACCAGGACCTGTGGAAGGCGCTCCTCGAGGAGGCGGACCGGCACGAGGTCGACTGGGTCTGGGTGAAGGGCCACGCCGACGACGAGTTGAACATTATGGCCGACGAGTTGGCCGTGGCCGCGATGGAGCAATATAAGTGA